One Hippocampus zosterae strain Florida chromosome 4, ASM2543408v3, whole genome shotgun sequence genomic window carries:
- the gabarapl2 gene encoding gamma-aminobutyric acid receptor-associated protein-like 2, translating to MKWMFKEDHSLEHRCIESAKIRNKYPDRVPVIVEKVSGSQIVDIDKRKYLVPSDITVAQFMWIIRKRIQLPSEKAIFLFVDKTVPQSSITMGQLYEKEKDEDGFLYVAYSGENTFGL from the exons ATGAAATGGATGTTCAAAGAGGATCATTCTCTGG AACATCGATGCATAGAATCTGCCAAAATCCGCAACAAGTACCCTGACAGGGTCCCG GTGATTGTGGAAAAAGTGTCTGGGTCCCAGATAGTGGACATTGACAAGAGGAAGTACCTGGTCCCTTCTGACATCACAGTGGCTCAGTTCATGTGGATCATCAGGAAACGCATCCAGCTGCCTTCGGAGAAGGCCATCTTCCTGTTTGTGGACAAGACAGTCCCCCAGTCCAG CATCACAATGGGACAACTGTATGAAAAGGAGAAAGACGAAGATGGCTTTTTATATGTGGCTTACAGTGGCGAAAACACCTTCGGCTTGTAA
- the nqo1 gene encoding NAD(P)H dehydrogenase [quinone] 1 produces the protein MEAAPEEAKFEDEQQQATEDSLVFETEVEPQKTVLIVYAHQSLGSFNEAVRDEATKELSKQGYRVIVSDLYAMNFKASATKSDIIGDLKNSELFQYGEETMHAWREGCLSDDITAEQRKVKEAELIIFQFPLYWFSVPAIMKGWMDRVLTQGFAFSLEKMYNNGIFKDKKAMLSFTTGAIESMFRPDGINGDINVTLWPLQNGTLHFCGFQVLAPQIFWSPAHCPAEVRTAMLKQWRARLKGLLAEKCLTFAPCEWFGLSFEKGFLLQPEVKEEQKSNAYGITTGHHLGKLLPPDNQTKAQLTDDTQMAVTTHKM, from the exons ATGGAAGCGGCCCCCGAGGAGGCGAAGTTTGAAGATGAGCAGCAGCAAGCTACAGAGGACTCTCTAGTCTTTGAAACAGAAGTTGAAC CTCAAAAAACGGTCCTGATTGTGTACGCCCACCAGAGCTTGGGCTCATTCAACGAAGCAGTGCGGGACGAGGCTACTAAGGAGCTTTCAAAGCAAGGCTACCGGGTCATCGTGTCTGACCTGTACGCTATGAACTTCAAAGCCAGTGCCACAAAGAGTGATATAATTG GTGATTTGAAGAATTCAGAGCTTTTCCAGTATGGAGAGGAGACTATGCATGCCTGGAGGGAGGGTTGCCTAAGTGACGACATTACGGCCGAACAACGTAAAGTAAAAGAGGCTGAGCTCATCATCTTCCAG TTTCCTTTGTACTGGTTCAGTGTACCTGCCATCATGAAGGGATGGATGGACCGAGTGCTGACTCAGGGCTTTGCTTTCTCCCTGGAAAAGATGTACAACAACGGTATTTTCAAG GATAAGAAAGCAATGTTATCCTTTACAACTGGAGCAATAGAATCAATGTTTCGCCCCGATGGCATCAATGGAGACATTAACGTCACACTGTGGCCTCTTCAG aatgGCACTCTGCACTTCTGCGGATTTCAGGTCCTTGCTCCTCAGATTTTCTGGAGTCCAGCTCATTGTCCTGCTGAAGTACGAACTGCAATGCTAAAGCAGTGGCGTGCGCGTCTCAAGGGACTGCTAGCTGAAAAGTGTCTGACTTTTGCCCCTTGTGAATGGTTTGGCCTCAGCTTTGAAAAGGGGTTCTTGCTCCAGCCAGAGGTGAAGGAGGAGCAGAAGTCCAATGCCTATGGGATCACCACAGGGCACCATCTTGGCAAATTGCTTCCCCCTGACAACCAGACCAAAGCACAGCTCACAGATGACACACAGATGGCTGTAACTACACACAAAATGTGA